The Arachis hypogaea cultivar Tifrunner chromosome 14, arahy.Tifrunner.gnm2.J5K5, whole genome shotgun sequence genome has a segment encoding these proteins:
- the LOC140178744 gene encoding uncharacterized mitochondrial protein AtMg00810-like, with product MDVKNAFLNGDLKKTVYMKPPPGYPCPSDKVCLLRKALYGLKQAPREWFDKFSTTICSLGFTSSPHENALFIRKSERGVVLLLLYVDDMIITGDDVDGISALKASLHRTFEMKDLGSLSYFLGLEVISTDDGIYLSQAKYASDLLARAGITDSRTESTPLEPNVRFTPIDGTVLDNPTLYRQLVGGLVYLTVTRPDIAYPVHVLSPFLSAPRTTHYAAVLRILRYIKGTLFHGLYFSAHSSLSLQAYSDADWAGDPTDRRSTTGYCLFLGDALISWRAKKQTFTARSSTEAEYRALADTTAEVVSVRWLLEDLGAPQSSPTDVFCDNRSAIQIAHNDVFHERTKHIELDCHFVRQRCSQGCPQTLATTCMMYVFELLRMQDKRIGADVDDYGKIKRGRKPKNAYTVTRAKLGYTTCL from the exons atggatgtgaagaatgcatttcttaatggggatcTGAAAAAGacagtctatatgaaaccacctccgggatatccttgtccttctgataaggtttgtctccttcgcaaggcactttatggacttaaacaagctcctcgtgaatggtttgacaagtttagcactaccatatgcagtcttggttttacttctagccctcatgagaatgcgcTCTTCATTCGTAAGagcgaacgtggagttgttcttctacttttgtatgttgatgacatgataatcactggggatgatgttgatggtatctctgccctcaaggcctcacttcaccgtacctttgaaatgaaagatcttggttctctcagctattttcttggtctcgaggtcatctccaccgatgatggcatctatctctctcaggctaagtatgcttcagatcttcttgctcgtgctgggattacagatagtcgcactgagtctactcctcttgagcctaatgttcgatttacccctatagatggcactgttttggataatccgactCTCTATCGACAGTTAGTAGGCGGTCTggtctacttgactgtcacccgaccagacatcgcctatccggttcatgtacttagcccgttcttgtcagctcctcgtactactcactatgcggcagttctacgcattcttcgctacatcaaggGCACTCTCTTTCATggtctttatttttctgcccattcctctttgtctcttcaggcctactccgatgctgattgggctggtgatcccactgatcgtcgttctactactggttactgtttgtttcttggcgacgctctcatttcttggcgtgctaagaagcaaacgttcactgctcgctcaagcacagaagctgagtaccgtgcactcgctgacaccactgctgaagttgtctcggttcgttggcttctcgaagatttgggtgctcctcagtcatcccctactgatgttttttgtgataaccgcagtgctattcagatcgcccataatgatgtctttcatgaacgcaccaaacacattgagcttgattgtcactttgttcggcaac gTTGCAGCCAAGGTTGCCCCCAAACTTTGGCCACCACATGTATGATGTATGTTTTTGAATTGCTTCGGATGCAAGACAAACGAATT GGAGCTGACGTGGATGATTATGGAAAGATTAAAAGAGGCAGAAAACCAAAGAATGCTTACACCGTTACACGTGCCAAGCTTGGTTACACGACATGCCTATAG
- the LOC112743221 gene encoding protein SLE1-like — translation MDISKSIGRSREGQTRKEQLGSEGYHEMGTKGGQTKKEHIGTADYQEMGHKGGLSTMDKSGREHAAEKCININESKQKKHEEFDERAKQGETVVPDGTSGKNLEAQEHLAEGRSRGGQTRKKQLGSEGYHEMGTKGGQTRKEQIGTAGYQEMGRKGGLSTMDKSGGEHAAEEGIDINESKFTNGKK, via the exons atggATATAAGTAAAAGTATAGGAAGGAGCAGAGAAGGCCAGACTAGGAAGGAGCAGTTGGGATCAGAAGGATATCATGAAATGGGTACAAAAGGAGGGCAGACTAAAAAGGAACACATAGGGACTGCGGACTACCAAGAAATGGGACATAAAGGAGGTCTCTCTACCATGGATAAGTCCGGCAGAGAGCATGCTGCTGAGAAATGCATCAATATTAATGAATCCAA ACAAAAAAAGCATGAAGAGTTTGATGAGAGGGCAAAGCAAGGTGAAACCGTGGTTCCTGATGGTACTAGTGGCAAGAATCTAGAAGCTCAAGAACACCTTGCGGAAG GAAGGAGTAGAGGAGGCCAGACTAGAAAGAAGCAGTTGGGATCAGAAGGATATCATGAAATGGGTACAAAAGGTGGACAGACTAGAAAGGAACAGATAGGGACTGCGGGCTACCAAGAAATGGGACGTAAAGGAGGCCTCTCTACCATGGATAAGTCCGGCGGAGAGCATGCTGCTGAAGAAGGCATCGATATTAATGAATCCAAGTTTACCAACGGAAAAAAATAG
- the LOC112743222 gene encoding probable E3 ubiquitin-protein ligase ARI1 — MEDYAASSDDEYRYSDPEDSVDAFDNDDNDYELVSSKGPSTQVITKESLLAAQKEDLRRVMDMLSVREQHARTLLIFHRWDVEKLFAVYVDRGKHFLFSEAGVTVDEHRDDSNSSAAPLTIMCEICIEDVPTDETTKMDCGHCFCNPCWTEHFIVKINEGQSKRIRCMAHKCYSICDEAVVRTLLSKKHPDMAEKYERFLLESYIEDNKRVKWCPSAPHCGNAIRVEDDELCEVECSCGLQFCFNCLSEAHSPCSCLMWELWAKKCQDESETVNWITVHTKPCPKCHKPVEKNGGCNLVSCICGQAFCWLCGGATGREHTLSSIAAHSCGRYEEQEKTAERAKRDLYRYMHYHNRYKAHTDSFKLESKLKETIQKRIAVSEEKHSTLRDYSWVNNGLSRLFRSRRVLSYSYAFAFYMFGDELFKEEMTEAQREIKQNLFEDQQQQLEANVEKLSKILGERFQTFKYDKVMEIRMQIINLTTIIDKLCQKMYECIENDLLGSLYIGVHNIAPYKSKGIDKASELSLCWTNEANNTAIF, encoded by the coding sequence ATGGAAGATTACGCTGCCAGCAGCGATGATGAATACCGTTACTCCGATCCGGAGGACTCCGTCGACGCCTTCGATAACGATGATAACGATTATGAATTAGTCTCTTCCAAGGGTCCCTCTACTCAGGTGATTACGAAGGAGTCATTGCTAGCTGCACAGAAGGAGGATTTGCGCAGGGTGATGGACATGCTATCGGTGAGAGAGCAACATGCACGAACCCTGCTTATTTTTCATCGTTGGGATGTGGAGAAGTTGTTTGCCGTGTATGTAGATAGGGGAAAACATTTTCTGTTTTCTGAAGCTGGTGTTACAGTGGATGAACATCGCGACGACTCTAATTCATCAGCTGCTCCTTTGACAATAATGTGCGAAATTTGCATAGAGGATGTTCCTACTGATGAAACAACAAAAATGGACTGCGGTCACTGTTTTTGCAACCCCTGTTGGACAGAGCATTTTATTGTCAAGATAAATGAGGGTCAAAGTAAGCGAATCAGATGCATGGCACACAAATGTTATTCCATTTGTGATGAAGCTGTTGTCAGAACTCTTCTCAGCAAAAAGCACCCCGATATGGCAGAGAAATATGAACGCTTTCTTCTTGAATCCTATATTGAAGACAACAAGAGAGTTAAATGGTGTCCTAGTGCGCCTCATTGTGGGAATGCAATACGTGTTGAGGACGATGAATTATGTGAGGTAGAATGTTCATGTGGTTTACAGTTTTGCTTTAATTGCTTGTCAGAAGCACATTCCCCATGCTCATGTTTGATGTGGGAGCTTTGGGCCAAAAAGTGTCAAGATGAATCAGAAACTGTTAATTGGATAACAGTTCATACCAAGCCTTGTCCAAAGTGCCACAAACCGGTCGAGAAAAATGGTGGTTGTAACTTGGTTAGCTGTATCTGTGGTCAAGCTTTTTGTTGGTTGTGTGGTGGAGCTACCGGTCGAGAGCATACCTTGTCAAGCATTGCTGCTCATAGCTGTGGTCGCTATGAAGAGCAAGAAAAAACAGCTGAAAGGGCAAAGAGGGATCTGTATCGTTATATGCATTATCATAATCGTTACAAAGCTCACACAGATTCCTTTAAGCTTGAGAGTAAACTGAAGGAGACTATACAAAAGAGGATTGCTGTCTCAGAAGAAAAACATTCTACGCTTAGGGATTATAGTTGGGTAAATAATGGGCTCTCTAGACTTTTCAGATCTAGGCGTGTCCTATCATATTCATATGCATTTGCGTTTTACATGTTTGGTGACGAGCTATTTAAGGAAGAAATGACAGAAGCTCAAAGGGAAATAAAACAGAATTTGTTTGAGGATCAGCAGCAgcagcttgaggcaaacgttgaaaAGCTCTCCAAAATTTTGGGGGAACGTTTTCAAACTTTTAAATATGATAAAGTCATGGAGATAAGGATGCAGATAATCAATCTGACCACTATCATTGACAAACTTTGTCAAAAAATGTATGAGTGTATTGAGAATGATTTACTGGGTTCTCTCTATATTGGTGTTCACAACATTGCTCCATACAAGTCAAAGGGGATCGACAAGGCATCAGAACTTTCACTTTGTTGGACAAATGAGGCCAATAATACCGCCATTTTTTAA